A segment of the Cenarchaeum symbiosum A genome:
ACCTCAGGTGCAGTGTCGGGGCAGCCGTCCGTATCCTGGAATAAATTATAGGTCTCTTGTTCAAACTCGCAAGAATCGGCCGTATCGGGGACGCCGTCCTGGTCTGAATCGATGGCCATCATTTCATCATCGGGGCAGCCGTCAAGGTCTAGCAGGCCATTGAAGGTCTCTGGCTGGCCGGGGCAGAGATCAGCTGTATCTATGAAGCCGTCATCGTCGCTGTCATGTGTTACCCTCTCGCCGCCAGGGGGAGAATCGGGGCAGCCGTCGCCATCAAGGAACCTGTTGTAGATCTCCTTTACCAGCGGGCAGTCATCCTGATGGTCCTGGACCCCGTCAAAGTCCGTATCATACCAGGGGACAAAGTCCGACGGGCATCCGTCTGGTTCCCCCTCATAGTCCTCTCGGACAAACGGGCATTGGTCGACCTCGTCCAGTATCCCGTCGCTGTCAAGGTCGCCCTCGGCCGCAAAGGTGGTCATGGGGGCGGTGGTCATGGTTCCCACCATGAACAGCAGCATACCCAGCGCATAGCCCCTTCTCATTACACGGCTGGTTTTTTCCCGGAGTTATTAAACGTCACGCATGAAGTCTGTGCGCAAACGGTGTGTTTTCTCTGAAAACCTGTCCTGCCAAAGTGATCCAACGAGCCCTCCCGGCCCCCGATCCACCCCCTCAAAACCGGCCAGATGCAGGGGCCTGTCCCGTCCAAGATTCCCTGCAGACGGGCCGGCTGTTCCCGCAGATCCCGGGCTGCGGTAGAATGCCACGGTCAGCAATCGTTGTAGGTCAAAGTCCGCCGGGTGCAGCCTGCCGGCCATATTGTATCCTGACTTGGAAGAATAATGATGCGGATCAGGGCCAGCTGGAATCATGGGCCTTACGGCACGTCTGGGCAGCCGTCGTCATCCATGTACTTGTTGAACGTCTCCGGATCAAACGGGCATGCATCCAGCCTGTCCGGGATGCCATCCATGTCCCGGTCCGCCTCCACCTGGTAGTCGTCTGGGCAGCCGTCATCATCTAGCACGCCGTTAAAGGTCTCGGGCTGGGCTGGGCACAAATCGTTGAGGTCCGATATCCCGTCCCCGTCGGTATCAGCCGTTGTACTCTGCCTGGATACTGAATCCGGGCAGCCGTCTCCATCAAGGAACCTGTTGTACGTCTCGGGCTCCAAGGGGCACCTGTCCAGCGAGTCCGGTATCGTATCAGAGTCCGCGTCTGCTTCTATGGAGTATTCCGGTATGTCGGGGCAGCCGTCGTGGTCCATCAGGCCGTTGTATCTCTCGGGCTCGTTGGGGCACAAATCATACGGGAGGGGGACGCCGTCCATGTCGGCATCAAAGGAGGATATTCCATCTGGGCAGCCGTCGTTGTCCAGCTGCCTGTTCCACGTCTCGGGCTCGCTGGGGCACAGGTCTATCGCATCCTGTATGCCGTCGCCGTCGGCGTCAGGCAGCGTATCATCGGGGCAGCCGTCGGTATCAAGGTACCCGTTGTACGACTCGGCCTCCAGGGCGCACCTGTCCGCTATGTCCGGTATTCCGTCAAAGTCTGCATCGGACAGGGATCCCGCAGAGACGCTGTCGGGGCAGCCGTCTGCATCCTGGAACCTGTTGTACGTCTCGGGCGCAAACATGCACCGATCATCCCCGTCGGGCACGCCGTCGGCGTCGGCATCGCCCAGTTTTGCAGTATCAGGGCAGCCGTCGCCGTCGGAAAATCCGTTGAATGTCTCGGGCTGGCTTGGGCACAAATCAACATGGTCCGATATGCCGTCGCCGTCAGTATCGGGCACAGAGCCCACAAACACCTCGGAATCGGGGCAGCCGTCGGTATCGTCGACCATGTTGTATACCTCGGGGGAGAGCACGCACTCGTCTGCAGAATCTGGGATCCCGTCCCGGTCTGAATCAAGGTCTGTATGATAGGGCGGTATGTCCGGGCAGCCGTCGTCATCCTGGTAGTTGTTGTACCTCTCGGGCTGTGTAGGGCAGTTGTCCGCCCCGTCGTGGATCCCGTCAGAATCGCTGTCGGCAGCAAAGACCTCGTCGGGGCAGCCGTCTCCATCCTGGAACCTGTTCCACGTCTCCTTGGCATCGGGGCACAAGTCGTCCGTGTCGTCCACGCCGTCCCTGTCATTGTCCGTAAAGCGAGGGGTATCTGGGCAGCCGTCGGCATCCTCAAATCCGTTTAATGTCTCGGGCTCGAGGGCGCACCTGTCCGCTATGTCGGCTATCCCGTCGTCGTCCGCGTCGGGGAGCAGCTGCGCGACTAGTATGTCGGGGCAGCCGTCGTCATCCTCAAATCCGTTGAATGTCTCGGGGGTGGTCCTGCACCGGTCCTCGCTGTCCGGCACACCGTCGCCGTCGGCATCCCCGGACTTTGTATCATCGGGGCAGCCGTCCTGGTCGTCGAGTCCGTTGAAGGTCTCCGGCTGGCTGGGGCAGGAATCCACATAGTCGGATATGCCGTCCCCGTCCGTATCGGGCGTGTCGGATTCTCTGCTCACCGTGTCGGGGCAGCCGTCGGCATCCTCAAACTTGTTGTAGGTCTCCTCTGCGCGCGGGCACTCGTCGAGCCTGTCGGGTATCCCGTCGCCGTCGGCATCCGGGTTCGCCTGTGCATACGCCGAGTGCACGGGCACACCACTTAGTACCGATACCAGTAGGAGCGCCAGGCCCGCCGTATATCTATTCTTCAACGCCCAAGCCATATCCCCATTGGCATGTTATTAAATCTGACCCTAGGAGTCTGCCGATTTCGGATAAAACGGCCGGAAAACTCTCAGTCGGAACGATATGGCCGCCCATGCCTTGGTCCGGCGGGGCTTTCTAGCGGGCCCGTCCCCACAGCCCCGGGCATTGCCTGTGAGACTTGGGCGATCGGTGGCAGGGCATCCCGGCACGGGGAGACGGGTCCGACTGCATCCAAGCTCCTGCCAATCCCGGGCTTTCCGTATGGACCGCCTCTTACTGCAGGTCCTGCAGGGCGTT
Coding sequences within it:
- a CDS encoding autotransporter adhesin (COG5295), encoding MAWALKNRYTAGLALLLVSVLSGVPVHSAYAQANPDADGDGIPDRLDECPRAEETYNKFEDADGCPDTVSRESDTPDTDGDGISDYVDSCPSQPETFNGLDDQDGCPDDTKSGDADGDGVPDSEDRCRTTPETFNGFEDDDGCPDILVAQLLPDADDDGIADIADRCALEPETLNGFEDADGCPDTPRFTDNDRDGVDDTDDLCPDAKETWNRFQDGDGCPDEVFAADSDSDGIHDGADNCPTQPERYNNYQDDDGCPDIPPYHTDLDSDRDGIPDSADECVLSPEVYNMVDDTDGCPDSEVFVGSVPDTDGDGISDHVDLCPSQPETFNGFSDGDGCPDTAKLGDADADGVPDGDDRCMFAPETYNRFQDADGCPDSVSAGSLSDADFDGIPDIADRCALEAESYNGYLDTDGCPDDTLPDADGDGIQDAIDLCPSEPETWNRQLDNDGCPDGISSFDADMDGVPLPYDLCPNEPERYNGLMDHDGCPDIPEYSIEADADSDTIPDSLDRCPLEPETYNRFLDGDGCPDSVSRQSTTADTDGDGISDLNDLCPAQPETFNGVLDDDGCPDDYQVEADRDMDGIPDRLDACPFDPETFNKYMDDDGCPDVP